Proteins from one Primulina huaijiensis isolate GDHJ02 chromosome 18, ASM1229523v2, whole genome shotgun sequence genomic window:
- the LOC140964872 gene encoding protein DMP3-like produces the protein MSLRQRSASSNQPSSAEAIPTPPLVPAPAGPRSAISQALESTAHLANLLPTGTLLAFQLLTPAFTNGGSCDPTTRSLTIILLSVLSISCLLASFTDSFRASDGIVHYGFATFKGLWLFDNPNYNPDASYKLPDLSKYRLNFIDVIHAVLSCLVFGVVALRDKNVVSCLYPTPGREAQEVLDIVPIGVGLICSLLFVIFPTRRHGIGFPVTRDT, from the coding sequence ATGTCCCTCAGACAAAGATCAGCATCCTCCAACCAACCATCCTCCGCCGAGGCCATCCCGACTCCGCCCCTCGTCCCTGCACCGGCAGGGCCCCGGAGCGCCATCTCTCAAGCCTTAGAAAGCACCGCACACCTAGCCAACCTCCTTCCCACGGGAACCTTGTTGGCCTTCCAACTCCTAACACCAGCCTTCACCAACGGCGGCTCGTGTGACCCCACCACGCGTTCGTTGACCATTATTCTCCTCTCTGTGCTCTCTATTTCTTGCCTACTCGCCTCTTTCACGGATAGTTTCAGGGCATCAGACGGGATTGTCCATTACGGGTTCGCGACGTTTAAAGGGTTGTGGCTGTTTGACAATCCAAATTACAACCCTGACGCATCTTACAAGTTGCCTGATCTGAGCAAGTATAGGCTGAATTTCATTGATGTGATTCACGCAGTTCTGAGTTGTCTTGTGTTTGGTGTTGTGGCTTTGAGGGATAAGAATGTGGTGAGTTGCTTGTATCCTACACCTGGGCGTGAAGCTCAGGAAGTTCTGGACATTGTTCCTATTGGAGTTGGGCTTATTTGTAGCTTGTTATTCGTGATTTTCCCGACCAGGAGACATGGTATTGGTTTCCCTGTTACTCGGGATACATGA
- the LOC140964300 gene encoding protein S-acyltransferase 10-like isoform X1 — MVAWCGGSLRDTWARASDRCFRLFPCLSDPVRRSALSLKLALVGLHLIFIGVLFLLDHDLIEKTKQEPWYTAIYALLIVATLAQYFVTSGTSPGYVLDAQKIVNERDATARRTLLASKPPASSKNGNVVITVDGRNYQKGNETAWTKLVMDLYHHGSSLRKLTCTYCSLVQPPRAKHCHDCDKCVLQFDHHCVWLGTCIGLENHCLFWWYICEETALCLWTWILYILYLKSHISKAWWADVIMILLLASLSLCLIFLLLLLLFHSYLIMTNQTTYELVRRRRIVYLRGIPERVNPFNKGVRRNLSVLCCTKSGGMYRMEALPTAAELEEKSRPYTCSDVLSCRCC; from the exons ATGGTTGCCTGGTGCGGCGGCTCCCTCCGCGACACATGGGCTCGTGCCTCCGACCGCTGCTTCCGCCTATTCCCTTGCCTTTCGGATCCTG TTCGCCGATCTGCGTTGTCATTGAAACTAGCATTGGTGGGCCTGCATCTGATTTTTATTGGGGTTTTATTTTTGCTTGACCACGATTTGATTGAGAAGACCAAACAAGAACCATG GTACACTGCTATATATGCATTGTTGATTGTTGCTACACTGGCTCAATACTTTGTTACCTCTGGAACTTCTCCCGG CTATGTACTTGATGCACAGAAGATTGTCAATGAAAGAGATGCTACAGCTAGAAGGACATTATTGGCCTCAAA ACCTCCAGCTTCAAGCAAAAATGGTAATGTTGTAATCACAGTGGATGGACGGAACTATCAAAAAGGAAACGAGACTGCCTGGACAAAGCTAGTGATGGATCTTTACCATCATGGATCATCTCTTCG AAAGTTGACCTGCACGTATTGCAGTCTCGTTCAG CCTCCACGGGCCAAGCATTGTCATGATTGTGACAAGTGTGTGCTTCAGTTTGATCATCATTGTGTTTGGCTAGGGACATGCATAGGACTGGAAAACCATTGCCTTTTTTG GTGGTACATATGTGAAGAAACAGCCTTGTGCCTTTGGACGTGGATTTTGTACATTTTGTACCTTAAATCTCATATATCAAAGGCATG GTGGGCAGATGTAATTATGATCTTACTGTTGGCTTCTTTGTCATTATGTCTAATTTTTCTGCTCCTGCTGCTCCTTTTTCACAG CTACCTTATTATGACTAATCAAACTACTTATGAACTTGTAAGAAGGCGGCGAATTGTGTATTTGAG GGGGATTCCGGAGAGAGTGAATCCATTCAATAAAGGAGTTCGCAGAAATTTATCAGTGCTTTGTTGTACCAAAAGCGGTGGCATGTACAGGATGGAAGCTTTGCCAACAGCAGCAGAACTCGAGGAAAAGTCAAGACCATACACATGCTCGGATGTTTTATCTTGCCGTTGCTGCTGA
- the LOC140964096 gene encoding NEP1-interacting protein-like 1 — MNESMEIYAHSRHSLPPSSSSSAAESCFLGSLVNKIKEFVRFAVSAVVGNVFSAILTFFFALVGTLLGAMTGALIGQETESGFVRGASVGAISGAVFSLQVFESSLLLWQSEESGIQCVLYPIEVIASLLSGRLVREQIGPAMLSAVQSQMLAIEATFEESPNIFDMGGTNGLLEETVKNIPKMRMTVDDIADTSGEGVSCSVCLQDFQIGETVRSLPHCHHLFHLPCIDTWLVRHGSCPLCRRDL; from the exons ATGAATGAGTCGATGGAGATTTATGCACACTCACGTCATTCTCTGCCGCCGTCTTCATCGTCATCAGCTGCGGAATCTTGTTTTCTGGGTTCACTGGTGAATAAGATCAAAGAGTTCGTTCGATTTGCTGTTTCTGCCGTCGTTGGGAATGTTTTCTCTGCAATTTTAACGTTTTTCTTTGCCCTAG TGGGTACTTTATTAGGAGCCATGACTGGAGCACTGATCGGTCAAGAGACTGAGAGTGGATTTGTGAGAGGGGCTTCGGTTGGTGCCATATCAGGGGCTGTGTTTTCACTCCAGGTCTTTGAATCGTCCCTACTTCTATGGCAGTCCGAAGAATCTGGGATTCAATGTGTCTTATATCCG ATTGAAGTGATAGCAAGCCTTCTAAGTGGTCGACTTGTGCGGGAGCAAATTGGTCCTGCTATGCTTAGCGCCGTGCAAAGTCAG ATGCTAGCCATTGAAGCAACATTTGAAGAATCCCCAAACATTTTTGACATGGGTGGGACAAATGGTTTGTTGGAAGAGACTGTCAAAAATATCCCAAAGATGAGAATGACCGTAGACGACATTGCTGATACATCTGGGGAGGGAGTCTCTTGTTCGGTCTGCCTTCAG GATTTTCAAATAGGGGAGACCGTGCGAAGTTTGCCCCACTGTCACCACTTGTTTCATCTACCTTGCATCGATACTTGGCTGGTAAGACATGGTTCTTGCCCATTGTGCAGAAGAGATCTGTGA
- the LOC140964300 gene encoding protein S-acyltransferase 10-like isoform X2: MYIRLSMAYTAIYALLIVATLAQYFVTSGTSPGYVLDAQKIVNERDATARRTLLASKPPASSKNGNVVITVDGRNYQKGNETAWTKLVMDLYHHGSSLRKLTCTYCSLVQPPRAKHCHDCDKCVLQFDHHCVWLGTCIGLENHCLFWWYICEETALCLWTWILYILYLKSHISKAWWADVIMILLLASLSLCLIFLLLLLLFHSYLIMTNQTTYELVRRRRIVYLRGIPERVNPFNKGVRRNLSVLCCTKSGGMYRMEALPTAAELEEKSRPYTCSDVLSCRCC, from the exons ATGTACATTCGATTATCCATGGC GTACACTGCTATATATGCATTGTTGATTGTTGCTACACTGGCTCAATACTTTGTTACCTCTGGAACTTCTCCCGG CTATGTACTTGATGCACAGAAGATTGTCAATGAAAGAGATGCTACAGCTAGAAGGACATTATTGGCCTCAAA ACCTCCAGCTTCAAGCAAAAATGGTAATGTTGTAATCACAGTGGATGGACGGAACTATCAAAAAGGAAACGAGACTGCCTGGACAAAGCTAGTGATGGATCTTTACCATCATGGATCATCTCTTCG AAAGTTGACCTGCACGTATTGCAGTCTCGTTCAG CCTCCACGGGCCAAGCATTGTCATGATTGTGACAAGTGTGTGCTTCAGTTTGATCATCATTGTGTTTGGCTAGGGACATGCATAGGACTGGAAAACCATTGCCTTTTTTG GTGGTACATATGTGAAGAAACAGCCTTGTGCCTTTGGACGTGGATTTTGTACATTTTGTACCTTAAATCTCATATATCAAAGGCATG GTGGGCAGATGTAATTATGATCTTACTGTTGGCTTCTTTGTCATTATGTCTAATTTTTCTGCTCCTGCTGCTCCTTTTTCACAG CTACCTTATTATGACTAATCAAACTACTTATGAACTTGTAAGAAGGCGGCGAATTGTGTATTTGAG GGGGATTCCGGAGAGAGTGAATCCATTCAATAAAGGAGTTCGCAGAAATTTATCAGTGCTTTGTTGTACCAAAAGCGGTGGCATGTACAGGATGGAAGCTTTGCCAACAGCAGCAGAACTCGAGGAAAAGTCAAGACCATACACATGCTCGGATGTTTTATCTTGCCGTTGCTGCTGA
- the LOC140964585 gene encoding bZIP transcription factor 27-like, giving the protein MDMTIQQFPVQGNQCPIPSYCLFPKTINGFPPKMTSNIEPFIPLPLQMWTSPSSSNSTPFPSPSSYAILGNDTNSGNSRLPKTMEEIWKDITLSSLQNYNPGSGNNPSRGMILQDFFSKDPPHSAVDASSPPPPPTMLSLSSGQERFNAPLGLHPQDHRAGGRHVLNHVFPLSLPFEGLVPDQNPGYGKKRFPDLERGSGDRRHKRMIKNRESAARSRARKQAYTNELEFEVAHLLEENARLKKQQQQLSVAAADNHRYAKKKALQRTSTAPF; this is encoded by the exons ATGGACATGACAATTCAACAATTCCCCGTACAAGGAAACCAGTGTCCTATTCCCTCATATTGCCTCTTTCCAAAGACAATCAATGGATTCCCACCTAAAATGACCTCCAATATCGAACCCTTCATCCCATTGCCTCTCCAAATGTGGACATCTCCTTCCTCTTCAAACTCAACCCCCTTTCCATCTCCCTCTTCCTATGCAATTCTTGGAAATGATACCAATAGTGGTAACTCCAGATTGCCCAAAACTATGGAAGAGATTTGGAAAGACATCACCCTTTCTTCGCTTCAGAACTACAACCCTGGGAGTGGGAATAATCCCTCTCGTGGGATGATTCTTCAGGATTTTTTCAGTAAAGATCCGCCGCACTCCGCAGTGGACGCCTCTTCTCCTCCTCCGCCACCTACTATGCTCTCCTTGAGCTCTGGTCAGGAACGGTTCAACGCCCCACTTGGTTTGCATCCTCAAGATCATCGTGCAGGCGGCCGCCACGTCTTAAATCATGTGTTTCCTCTCAGCTTGCCGTTTGAGGGTCTGGTTCCAGACCAGAATCCCGGTTATGGGAAGAAGAGGTTCCCGGATTTGGAGAGAGGCTCCGGCGACCGCCGTCACAAGCGTATGATAAAGAACCGTGAATCTGCTGCTCGTTCAAGGGCTAGAAA ACAGGCTTACACGAATGAATTGGAGTTTGAAGTAGCCCATTTACTGGAAGAAAACGCCAGGCTAAAGAAACAGCAGCAACAG TTGAGCGTAGCTGCAGCTGATAATCATCGATATGCCAAAAAGAAAGCTCTCCAGAGGACATCCACTGCTCCATTTTGA
- the LOC140965124 gene encoding UPF0548 protein At2g17695 has product MIFWSWSHPTSQEQETCVNKSSALNYDISHKGATAKPAFALKQDEELSKTGFFVNHARVLVGSGLETFEKGKCALQNWRHFSLNWAFVDPKTPIQSGVKFCVCTKQFLPWILMPLEIVYVNESRDLKDTTVSFSFGSGTLQGHLLAGEERFSITMDEKEDVWYEILSFSKPANFLSLIGYPYVCYSQKKFAHESTTAMKKHLSA; this is encoded by the exons ATGATTTTCTGGTCCTGGTCTCATCCAACTAGTCAAGAACAGGAGACATGCGTAAACAA GTCTAGTGCCCTTAATTATGATATTAGTCATAAAGGTGCCACAGCTAAGCCTGCATTTGCTCTTAAACAAGACGAGGAGCTATCAAAGACTGGTTTTTTTGTTAACCATGCCCGTGTTTTAGTTGGTTCAGGTCTTGAGACTTTTGAGAAAGGAAAATGTGCGCTTCAGAATTGGAG GCATTTTAGCTTGAACTGGGCATTTGTTGATCCCAAGACTCCCATTCAGAGTGGGGTAAAGTTTTGTGTGTGTACTAAGCAATTTCTCCCATGGATTTTGATGCCTTTGGAAATAGTGTATGTTAATGAGTCTAGGGACCTAAAAGACACCACAGTTTCGTTCAGTTTTGGCAGCGGAACTCTTCAAGGACACCTGCTG GCAGGAGAAGAACGGTTCTCAATCACAATGGACGAAAAGGAAGATGTCTGGTATGAAATACTTTCATTCTCCAAGCCTGCCAACTTTCTCTCGCTGATCGGGTACCCTTATGTATGTTATAGTCAAAAGAAATTTGCTCACGAATCTACAACTGCTATGAAGAAACATTTATCTGCATAG